In Myxococcus stipitatus, a single window of DNA contains:
- a CDS encoding prolipoprotein diacylglyceryl transferase, which translates to MIPYWHAPTIHLGNDFKIEPFGIFVAAGILLAAHLLGRQAQRQGLDPTPLADYAPWGVGVGVVVGHLVHLLFYHPEELSKSPFQIVKVWDGLSSFGGLVGGILAALFFFRHRKLRFNDYADAFALGVAPGWAVARLGCFAVHDHPGVPTDFFLAVAFPGGARHDLGLYDALALFAISGLLYALRDVPKMKGRLLPLLALVYSGCRFFFDTLRATDMSYVDARYFGLTPAQYGCFALVAYGLWGLLRRAPSTSSAPPPGGTPVSAAR; encoded by the coding sequence GTGATTCCCTACTGGCATGCCCCCACGATTCACCTGGGGAACGACTTCAAGATTGAGCCCTTCGGCATCTTCGTGGCCGCGGGCATCCTGCTGGCCGCCCACCTGCTCGGTCGCCAGGCCCAGCGCCAGGGCCTGGACCCCACTCCGCTGGCCGACTACGCGCCCTGGGGCGTGGGCGTGGGCGTGGTGGTGGGACACCTGGTCCACCTGCTCTTCTACCACCCGGAGGAGCTCTCCAAGAGCCCGTTCCAGATCGTGAAGGTCTGGGACGGCCTGTCGTCGTTCGGCGGGCTCGTGGGCGGCATCCTGGCGGCCCTCTTCTTCTTCCGGCACCGCAAGCTGCGCTTCAACGACTACGCGGACGCCTTCGCGCTGGGCGTGGCGCCGGGCTGGGCGGTGGCGCGGCTGGGCTGCTTCGCGGTGCACGACCACCCGGGCGTGCCGACGGACTTCTTCCTCGCGGTGGCCTTCCCGGGCGGGGCTCGGCACGACCTGGGCCTGTATGACGCGCTGGCGCTGTTCGCCATCTCCGGCCTGCTCTACGCGCTGCGGGACGTGCCCAAGATGAAGGGGCGGCTGCTGCCGCTCTTGGCGCTGGTGTACTCGGGGTGCCGCTTCTTCTTCGACACGCTGCGCGCCACGGACATGAGCTACGTGGACGCGCGCTACTTCGGGCTGACCCCGGCGCAGTACGGCTGCTTCGCGCTCGTGGCCTACGGGCTGTGGGGCCTGCTGCGCCGCGCGCCGAGCACGTCGTCCGCGCCGCCCCCTGGCGGCACCCCCGTCAGCGCGGCGAGATAG